AGAAGTAATGCCGTCGCAGGGCCTGCAGAGTGAAAAGAAGGGCTTTGATTTCGATAACATGTGGTTAGGCACGATACTTGGACTGATCGCACCTATGCTGACAATGATCGGCTATTACTATTATAATTTCAGTCATATTTCCGTAGATAAATTTATTGATCATCTTTTTGCCGCTCATATCGAATCAAAACTATTGAGCTTATGTGTGGTGTCTAATTTACTTGTGTTTTTTATTTTTATCTGGAGTGAAAAATATCTTTCGGCACGCGGGGTGTTGTTATCTACCTTTATGTATGGTGGACTTGTGATGTATCTTAAATATTTTCTATGAACTATTACATCATCGCTGGAGAAGCTTCAGGCGACCTTCATTCATCAAACCTGATGAAGGAATTAAAGGAGCTGGATAAAAGGGCGACATTCCGTTGCTGGGGAGGCGACCTGATGGAGGAGCAAGGAGCGGTATTGGTAAAACATTACCGTGAGCTGGCTTTTATGGGATTTGCCGAAGTTGTTTTGAATCTTCGTACAATTCTGAAAAATATTGAGTTGTGTAAAAAGGATGTACTACAGCATAAGCCGGATGTATTGATCTTAGTGGATTATCCGGGCTTTAACCTTCGGATAGCGGAGTTCGCTAAAAAGAAAGGAATAAAAGTGGTGTACTATATCTCCCCGCAGATATGGGCCTGGAAACAATCCCGTGTATACAAAATAAAGCGTATAGTTGATAAAATGCTTGTTATCCTTCCTTTTGAAAAGGAATTCTACAAACGTTTTGATTTTGATGTTGAATTTGTCGGACATCCTTTGCTTGATGCGATCACGGCTTCACAAGATAACATGCCTGTTGTTGAATCACAAAAACCGATAATCGCTTTATTGCCGGGAAGCCGAAAACAGGAGATATCACAAATGCTTCCTTTAATGTTGAGCGTAAAGGAAAATTTTAAGAATTACCAGTTCGTTGTCGCGGGAGCCCCTTCCCAGGCACCGGAATTTTATAGAAAAATACTGACTGATGAAGATGTAAAAATTGTCTATAACCGGACTTATGATTTGCTTCGCCAATCACATGCGGCATTGGTAACCTCGGGTACGGCCACGCTTGAAACAGCTTTGTTTGGTGTGCCCGAAGTGGTTTGTTATAAAGGAGGTAAACTGTCATTCGGGATAGCAAAACAATTGGTCAAGGTAAAATATATTTCCCTTGTAAATTTAATTATGGACAAACCCGTAGTTAAGGAGCTTATACAGGAAGAGTTGACAACAAATAATATACAGATAGAGTTAAGCCGGATCTTGAATGGTACGTCAAGAAGCCAACTGATTGCGGATTATAGCGAACTAAAACAAAAACTGGGTGGTGCCGGCGGGTCAAAAAAAGCGGCTGAAAGCATTCTCCGATCATTGAATCCATGAGATACAGTATACCGAAATATCTTATCTGTATATTAACACAGGCCCTGCTTTTCAGCTATTCAGTCAGCGCACAGAAATTTAAAATCGGACTTACTGCTAATTCACCTTCTGCAACAGTTATTTTCACGCCTCTTGCAGGAGATTACCGGATCTGGCTCGACACCGTTTTATTTAACCCCGGAAATACAGCGGATGTATACCAGCTTATGCTTGATGGTGATTCTATAGAGGTAAAAACATTCGAGAGAGGTATCGGCAAATGCAAAAAAATAGTTTTCAAAGCTTTGGTGAAGGATGGGAGTTTTAAACTGAAATCAGTTAAACCGGAAGCTAAGGTAAAGACGTATGATGACGACCTGGAAGTAACTGTCGCTAGTACAGGATTGAAACTCATTAATAGTGTGGATGTGGAAGATTATATTGCCG
This genomic stretch from Bacteroidota bacterium harbors:
- the lpxB gene encoding lipid-A-disaccharide synthase; translated protein: MNYYIIAGEASGDLHSSNLMKELKELDKRATFRCWGGDLMEEQGAVLVKHYRELAFMGFAEVVLNLRTILKNIELCKKDVLQHKPDVLILVDYPGFNLRIAEFAKKKGIKVVYYISPQIWAWKQSRVYKIKRIVDKMLVILPFEKEFYKRFDFDVEFVGHPLLDAITASQDNMPVVESQKPIIALLPGSRKQEISQMLPLMLSVKENFKNYQFVVAGAPSQAPEFYRKILTDEDVKIVYNRTYDLLRQSHAALVTSGTATLETALFGVPEVVCYKGGKLSFGIAKQLVKVKYISLVNLIMDKPVVKELIQEELTTNNIQIELSRILNGTSRSQLIADYSELKQKLGGAGGSKKAAESILRSLNP